ACCGTCGGCGCGCTCACGGCCACCGCCCCGGCCTGCGTGCTGGTCCGGGAGCACGGCGACGGCACCGCGACGGTCTGCGTCTCCGATCCGATGCGGATGCAGAGCGGCTTCACCGTCACGTGGAACCGTCCCGTGACCTCGGTGATCTCCAAGCCGGCCACCGTCACCTCCGCGACCACGGGCTCCGCACTGACCCTCGCCTTCGGTGACCTCACAGGGAAGGCCGGGGCGACCCAGAAGATCAGGGTCGCGCTGGGCTGATCGAGCGGAGCAGCTGCGGATCCACCCCGGTGAGCCGGTCGACGACCAGTCTCCCGGCCGCCGGAGCTACCGGCACCGTGGAGGGCACGACCAGCACGGCGCAGCCCGCCGCCTCGGCGGAGGCCGTCCCCGTGGGGCTGTCCTCCACGGCCACGCAGGACCGCGGATCGACGCCCAGGGCCCTCGCCGCGGCGAGGTACGGGTCGGGGTGCGGCTTGCTCCGCGGGGTCTCGCCGTCCGCGACGGTGACGGCGAACCGGTGCGGGCCGAGTCCTGCCAGGACGAGGTCCACGATCGACCGGGTGGACGCGGAAACGAGCCCGAGCGGGATCCCGGCGGCGGCCAGCGCGTCGAGCAGTTCCAGCGCGCCCGGCATCGGCCGGGGGCCACGGGCGACCCGCTCGTGGAAGCCCGCCAGCAGGTCCTCGCCGATCTCCTCGACCGGGCGCGCGCCACCGCTCGTCGTGTGCAGGTGCACGGCCGTGTCGGCGATCGAACGCCCCACCACGGCCGGTACGTCGGCCTCGGTCAGCACGTGCCCCAGGTATCGGGCCACTTCCTCGGTCGCACGCCACCACAGGGATTCGGTGTCGACGAGGGTCCCGTCCATGTCGAAGAACACCGCGCGCACGTCAGTGCCCGGCCGGGGAGAGGTGTGCGGAGGGTTCCGAGAAGGGCAGCCCGTCGAGGGTCCAGTGCGAGTCGGCCCGGCGGTCGAGGGAGGCGTACACCTGGGCGGCGACGTCCTCGAAGCGCAGCTGCCGGGCGGGCGGCCCGGTGGTGATGTCCGGGCCACAGCAGGCGACCCAGGCCGTACGCTCCTGCGCCGTGCGTCCACCGTGTCCGCCGGAGTCCCGGTGGCCGTGGTCGGTGACCACGATGACCGTCCAGGACTCCTCCGCGTACGTGGAACGCGACCGGACGGCGGTGAGCAGCCGGCCGAGGAGTGCGTCGGCGGCCTCGATGGCCCGCAGGTAGGCGTCGCCGCAGCCGTGGAGGTGCCCGGTCTCGTCGACCGAGCCGAGGTAGACGAAGGAGACCTCGGGGTCGTCGGTCGTCA
This genomic window from Streptomyces sp. NBC_01351 contains:
- a CDS encoding HAD family hydrolase, with amino-acid sequence MFFDMDGTLVDTESLWWRATEEVARYLGHVLTEADVPAVVGRSIADTAVHLHTTSGGARPVEEIGEDLLAGFHERVARGPRPMPGALELLDALAAAGIPLGLVSASTRSIVDLVLAGLGPHRFAVTVADGETPRSKPHPDPYLAAARALGVDPRSCVAVEDSPTGTASAEAAGCAVLVVPSTVPVAPAAGRLVVDRLTGVDPQLLRSISPARP